A stretch of Enterobacter cloacae complex sp. ECNIH7 DNA encodes these proteins:
- the lon gene encoding endopeptidase La encodes MNPERSERIEIPVLPLRDVVVYPHMVIPLFVGREKSIRCLEAAMDHDKKIMLVAQKEASTDEPGVNDLFTVGTVASILQMLKLPDGTVKVLVEGLQRARITTLSDDGEHFSAKAEYLDSPELDEREQEVLVRTAISQFEGYIKLNKKIPPEVLTSLNSIDDPARLADTIAAHMPLKLADKQSVLEMSDVNERLEYLMAMMESEIDLLQVEKRIRNRVKKQMEKSQREYYLNEQMKAIQKELGEMDDAPDENEALKRKIDAAKMPKEAKEKAEAELQKLKMMSPMSAEATVVRGYIEWMVQVPWNARSKVKKDLRQAQEILDTDHYGLERVKDRILEYLAVQSRVNKIKGPILCLVGPPGVGKTSLGQSIAKATGRKYIRMALGGVRDEAEIRGHRRTYIGSMPGKLIQKMAKVGVKNPLFLLDEIDKMSSDMRGDPASALLEVLDPEQNVAFSDHYLEVDYDLSDVMFVATSNSMNIPAPLLDRMEVIRLSGYTEDEKLNIAKQHLLPKQIERNALKSNELTVEDSAIIGIIRYYTREAGVRSLEREISKLCRKAVKQLLLDKSLKHIVINGDNLHAYLGVQRFDYGRADNENRVGQVTGLAWTEVGGDLLTIETACVPGKGKLTYTGSLGEVMQESIQAALTVVRARAEKLGINADFYEKRDIHVHVPEGATPKDGPSAGIAMCTALVSCLTGNPVRADVAMTGEITLRGQVLPIGGLKEKLLAAHRGGIKTVLIPYENKRDLEEIPDNVIADLQIHPVKRIEEVLSLALQNEPSGMQVVTAK; translated from the coding sequence ATGAATCCTGAGCGTTCTGAACGCATTGAAATCCCCGTATTGCCGTTGCGCGATGTGGTGGTTTATCCGCACATGGTCATACCCTTATTTGTAGGGCGGGAAAAATCTATCCGTTGCCTTGAAGCCGCCATGGATCATGATAAAAAAATCATGCTGGTGGCGCAGAAAGAAGCATCAACGGATGAGCCGGGTGTAAACGATCTTTTCACCGTCGGGACCGTGGCCTCTATTTTGCAGATGCTGAAGCTGCCTGACGGCACCGTGAAGGTGCTGGTAGAAGGCCTGCAGCGTGCGCGTATTACCACTCTGTCAGACGACGGCGAACACTTCTCTGCCAAGGCAGAGTACCTTGATTCGCCTGAGCTTGATGAGCGCGAGCAGGAAGTACTGGTTCGCACCGCGATTAGCCAGTTTGAAGGCTACATCAAGCTGAACAAGAAAATCCCACCAGAAGTGCTGACGTCGCTGAACAGCATCGACGATCCTGCGCGCCTGGCGGACACCATCGCTGCCCATATGCCGCTGAAGCTGGCTGACAAGCAGTCCGTGCTGGAAATGTCCGACGTTAACGAGCGTCTGGAATACCTGATGGCGATGATGGAGTCTGAAATCGATCTGCTGCAGGTTGAGAAGCGCATTCGCAACCGCGTGAAAAAGCAGATGGAGAAATCTCAGCGTGAGTACTATCTGAATGAGCAAATGAAGGCCATTCAGAAAGAACTGGGCGAGATGGACGACGCGCCGGACGAAAACGAAGCCCTGAAGCGTAAGATCGACGCGGCGAAGATGCCGAAAGAGGCGAAAGAGAAGGCCGAAGCAGAACTGCAGAAGCTGAAAATGATGTCTCCAATGTCGGCTGAAGCGACCGTTGTACGCGGCTACATTGAGTGGATGGTGCAGGTTCCGTGGAACGCCCGCAGCAAGGTCAAAAAAGACCTGCGTCAGGCGCAGGAAATCCTGGATACCGACCACTACGGCCTGGAACGCGTGAAAGACCGCATTCTTGAGTACCTCGCGGTACAAAGCCGTGTAAACAAAATCAAAGGTCCAATTCTGTGCCTGGTAGGACCGCCGGGGGTGGGTAAAACCTCTCTGGGTCAGTCCATCGCCAAAGCGACCGGACGTAAGTATATCCGTATGGCGCTGGGTGGCGTACGCGATGAAGCGGAAATCCGCGGTCACCGCCGTACCTACATCGGTTCTATGCCGGGTAAACTGATCCAGAAGATGGCGAAAGTGGGGGTTAAAAACCCGCTGTTCCTGCTCGATGAGATCGACAAGATGTCGTCGGACATGCGCGGTGACCCTGCGTCTGCACTGCTGGAAGTGCTTGATCCAGAACAGAACGTGGCGTTCAGCGATCACTACCTGGAAGTGGACTACGACCTGAGCGATGTGATGTTCGTGGCGACCTCCAACTCCATGAACATTCCGGCCCCGCTGCTGGACCGTATGGAAGTGATTCGTCTCTCCGGTTATACCGAAGATGAGAAGCTGAACATCGCTAAGCAGCACCTGCTGCCGAAACAGATTGAGCGTAACGCGCTGAAATCCAACGAGCTGACCGTCGAGGACAGCGCGATTATCGGCATTATTCGCTACTACACCCGTGAAGCGGGGGTGCGTAGCCTTGAGCGTGAAATCTCTAAACTGTGTCGTAAAGCGGTGAAACAGCTGCTGCTGGATAAGAGCCTGAAACACATTGTGATTAACGGCGACAATCTGCATGCCTATCTCGGCGTCCAGCGCTTCGACTACGGTCGCGCGGACAACGAAAACCGCGTTGGTCAGGTAACTGGCCTGGCATGGACGGAAGTGGGCGGCGATCTGCTGACCATCGAAACCGCCTGTGTACCGGGTAAAGGCAAACTGACCTACACCGGCTCGCTGGGTGAAGTGATGCAGGAATCCATCCAGGCGGCGCTGACCGTGGTGCGCGCGCGCGCGGAGAAACTGGGTATCAACGCGGATTTCTACGAAAAACGCGACATCCACGTGCACGTTCCGGAAGGGGCGACGCCGAAAGACGGTCCAAGCGCGGGTATTGCCATGTGTACCGCTCTGGTTTCCTGCCTGACAGGGAACCCGGTGCGTGCCGATGTGGCAATGACCGGTGAAATCACGCTGCGTGGTCAGGTTCTGCCGATTGGTGGTTTAAAAGAAAAACTGCTGGCGGCACACCGCGGTGGGATCAAAACCGTATTGATCCCTTACGAAAACAAACGCGATCTGGAAGAGATTCCGGACAACGTGATTGCCGACCTGCAGATCCATCCTGTGAAGCGAATTGAGGAAGTTCTCAGTCTCGCATTGCAGAATGAACCCTCCGGAATGCAGGTTGTAACCGCAAAATAG
- the hupB gene encoding nucleoid-associated protein HU-beta yields the protein MNKSQLIDKIAAGADISKAAAGRALDALIASVTESLQAGDDVALVGFGTFAVKERAARTGRNPQTGKEITIAAAKVPGFRAGKALKDAVN from the coding sequence GTGAATAAATCTCAACTGATTGACAAAATTGCTGCGGGTGCTGATATTTCTAAAGCTGCAGCTGGACGTGCGTTAGATGCTTTAATTGCTTCTGTTACTGAATCTCTGCAGGCTGGGGACGACGTTGCACTGGTAGGTTTCGGTACTTTTGCTGTTAAAGAGCGTGCTGCCCGTACTGGCCGCAACCCTCAGACCGGTAAAGAGATCACCATTGCTGCTGCTAAAGTGCCGGGTTTCCGTGCAGGTAAAGCGCTGAAAGACGCAGTAAACTGA
- the ppiD gene encoding peptidylprolyl isomerase yields MMDSLRTAANSLVLKIIFGIIIVSFILTGVSSYLIGGGANYAAKVNGQEISRGQFENAFAGERNRMQQQLGDQFSELAANEGYMKTLRQQTLNRLIDEALLDQYAKKLGLGISDEQVKKAIFSTQAFQANGKFDNARYNSIVNQMGMTADQYAQALRNQLTTQQLINAVVGTDFMLKGETDELAALVAQQRVVREATIDVNALAAKQQVSDADVNAYYEQNKNSFVSPEQFRVSYIKLDAAALQETASDAEIQSYYDQHQDQFTQPQRNRYSVIQTKTEADAKAALDELNKGADFATVAKAKSTDIISAKNGGDMGWLEEATTPDELKNAGLKEKGQLSGVIKSSVGFLVVRLDDITAAKTKPLADVRDDIAAKVKQEKALDAYYALQQKVSDAASNDNESLAGAEQAAGVKAVETGWFGRDNLPEELNFKPVSDAIFNGGLVGENGTPGSNSDIITVDGDRAFVLRVSEHKPEAVKPLAEVKDQVIAQVKHNKAEQQAKLDAEKILSDLKAGKEDALKAAGLSFGEAKTLSRTGQDPISQAAFGLTLPAKDKPSFGTTTDAQGNVVLLALDEVKAGTLPEAQKKAMVQGITQNNAQIAFEAMMSNLRKEAKIKLGDVMTQQQ; encoded by the coding sequence ATGATGGACAGCTTACGCACGGCTGCTAACAGTCTCGTGCTCAAGATTATTTTCGGTATCATTATCGTGTCGTTCATATTGACCGGCGTGAGCAGTTACCTTATTGGCGGTGGCGCAAACTACGCCGCAAAAGTGAATGGCCAGGAAATCAGCCGTGGTCAGTTCGAGAATGCTTTTGCCGGTGAACGTAACCGTATGCAGCAACAGCTGGGCGACCAATTCTCTGAACTGGCGGCGAACGAAGGGTACATGAAGACCCTGCGCCAACAGACACTGAACCGTCTTATCGACGAAGCGCTGCTTGATCAGTATGCCAAAAAACTGGGCCTTGGCATCAGCGATGAGCAGGTGAAAAAAGCCATCTTCTCCACGCAAGCCTTCCAGGCTAACGGTAAATTCGACAACGCGCGTTACAACAGCATCGTCAATCAGATGGGGATGACGGCCGACCAGTACGCTCAGGCGCTGCGTAACCAGCTGACCACCCAGCAGCTTATCAATGCCGTTGTGGGCACCGATTTCATGCTCAAAGGTGAAACGGACGAACTGGCCGCGCTGGTGGCGCAGCAGCGTGTTGTACGCGAAGCGACCATTGATGTGAACGCCCTGGCGGCGAAACAGCAGGTGAGCGATGCTGACGTTAACGCTTACTACGAGCAGAACAAGAACTCCTTTGTTTCTCCAGAGCAGTTCCGCGTGAGCTATATCAAGCTGGATGCGGCCGCGCTGCAGGAAACCGCGTCTGATGCTGAAATCCAGTCTTACTACGATCAGCATCAGGATCAGTTCACTCAGCCGCAGCGTAACCGCTACAGCGTGATTCAGACGAAAACTGAGGCCGATGCTAAAGCGGCGCTGGATGAGCTGAACAAAGGCGCTGATTTCGCGACCGTTGCTAAAGCGAAATCCACCGACATTATCTCTGCGAAAAACGGCGGTGATATGGGCTGGCTGGAAGAAGCGACCACCCCTGACGAGCTGAAAAATGCCGGTCTGAAAGAGAAAGGTCAGCTTTCAGGCGTTATTAAGTCTTCCGTTGGTTTCCTGGTCGTGCGTCTGGACGACATCACTGCGGCGAAAACCAAGCCGCTGGCTGACGTTCGCGATGATATCGCGGCGAAAGTGAAACAGGAAAAAGCGCTGGATGCCTATTACGCGCTGCAGCAGAAGGTGAGCGATGCTGCCAGCAACGACAACGAATCTCTGGCAGGAGCAGAGCAGGCGGCGGGTGTGAAGGCGGTTGAAACGGGCTGGTTTGGTCGTGACAACCTGCCGGAAGAGCTGAACTTCAAACCGGTTTCTGATGCTATCTTCAACGGTGGTCTGGTAGGTGAGAACGGCACGCCGGGCAGTAACTCTGACATCATTACCGTCGACGGCGATCGTGCGTTTGTGTTGCGCGTCAGCGAACACAAGCCGGAAGCGGTCAAACCGCTGGCGGAAGTGAAGGATCAGGTTATCGCTCAGGTTAAGCACAACAAAGCGGAACAGCAGGCGAAACTGGATGCTGAGAAGATTCTGTCCGATCTGAAAGCGGGTAAAGAAGACGCGCTGAAAGCGGCTGGCCTGAGCTTCGGTGAAGCGAAAACGCTGAGCCGTACCGGCCAGGACCCAATCAGCCAGGCCGCGTTTGGTCTCACGCTGCCTGCCAAGGACAAGCCAAGCTTCGGCACCACCACCGATGCACAGGGTAACGTCGTTCTGCTGGCGCTGGATGAAGTGAAAGCCGGTACCCTGCCAGAAGCGCAGAAGAAAGCGATGGTTCAGGGGATTACCCAGAACAATGCTCAGATTGCCTTCGAAGCCATGATGAGCAACCTGCGTAAAGAAGCCAAAATCAAGCTGGGTGATGTGATGACTCAGCAGCAGTAA
- a CDS encoding helix-hairpin-helix domain-containing protein has product MKCGIKALLITLAIATTGMSAGAMASAPAAKTQATQSKSDAAAPVQGQTKATDAGKNADDDGTRVSINSASAEDLARAMNGVGLKKAQAIVSYREEYGPFKTVDDLRQVPGMGSALVERNLSHLTL; this is encoded by the coding sequence ATGAAATGTGGAATCAAAGCACTGTTAATTACGCTGGCTATTGCCACCACCGGGATGAGTGCGGGTGCGATGGCGTCGGCCCCCGCCGCCAAAACACAAGCTACCCAGAGCAAGTCCGACGCGGCAGCGCCGGTGCAAGGGCAAACCAAAGCGACAGACGCTGGTAAAAATGCGGATGATGACGGTACGCGGGTCAGTATCAATTCAGCCTCAGCGGAAGATCTCGCCCGCGCGATGAATGGCGTGGGCCTGAAAAAAGCGCAGGCCATCGTCAGCTACCGCGAAGAGTATGGTCCTTTCAAAACGGTCGACGATCTCAGGCAGGTGCCGGGCATGGGCAGCGCGCTGGTTGAGCGCAACCTCTCACACCTGACGTTGTAA
- a CDS encoding YbgC/FadM family acyl-CoA thioesterase has translation MQTKIKVRGFHLDVYQHVNNARYLEFLEEARWDGLENSESFQWLTAHNIAFVVVNININYRRPAVLGDVLTVTSQVQQINGKSGVLSQVVTLDPEGQMVADALITFVCIDLKTQKALPLEGELREKLELMIA, from the coding sequence ATGCAGACAAAAATCAAAGTACGCGGTTTTCATCTCGACGTTTATCAGCATGTGAACAATGCCCGCTATCTTGAGTTTCTTGAAGAAGCGCGCTGGGACGGGCTGGAAAATAGCGAAAGCTTTCAGTGGCTGACCGCGCACAACATCGCGTTTGTGGTCGTCAATATCAACATCAACTACCGCCGTCCGGCCGTGCTGGGTGACGTGCTCACGGTCACCAGCCAGGTGCAGCAGATCAATGGCAAAAGCGGGGTCTTAAGCCAGGTGGTGACGCTCGATCCAGAAGGGCAGATGGTCGCAGATGCGTTGATCACGTTCGTCTGTATCGATCTGAAAACGCAGAAAGCGCTGCCGCTGGAAGGGGAATTGCGGGAAAAACTGGAGTTGATGATCGCTTAG
- a CDS encoding addiction module antidote protein, which yields MSKTQRKFSSSISHDDAVVKMLREDPSCAQLYLQVALDEIYEEQGIPAYLIALRRVIESRGGIGEIAAKAGLSRQQLYRTLSDNGNPTLTTLMKVTRAAGVKLFDSTVK from the coding sequence ATGAGCAAGACCCAACGAAAATTTTCTAGTTCCATCAGCCATGATGACGCCGTCGTAAAAATGCTTCGTGAAGACCCTTCCTGTGCCCAGCTATATCTGCAGGTTGCGTTGGATGAGATTTACGAAGAGCAGGGGATCCCTGCATATTTAATCGCGTTAAGACGTGTTATCGAATCCCGCGGCGGCATAGGTGAAATCGCTGCCAAAGCAGGTCTGTCCCGTCAGCAGCTATACCGAACCCTATCAGACAACGGAAACCCAACGCTGACAACGCTGATGAAAGTCACCCGTGCTGCCGGTGTGAAACTGTTCGACAGCACGGTCAAGTAG
- the queC gene encoding 7-cyano-7-deazaguanine synthase QueC — protein MKRAVVVFSGGQDSTTCLVQALHQYDEVHCVTFDYGQRHRAEIDVARELALKLGARAHKVLDVTLLNELAVSSLTRDSIPVPDYEPDASGIPNTFVPGRNILFLTLTAIYAYQVKAEAVITGVCETDFSGYPDCRDEFVKALNHAVNLGMAKETRFETPLMWLDKAETWALADYWGKLDLVRSETLTCYNGIKGDGCGQCAACNLRANGLNHYLADKSGVMAAMQKKTGLK, from the coding sequence ATGAAACGTGCCGTCGTCGTGTTCAGCGGAGGACAAGACTCTACTACCTGCCTGGTCCAGGCCCTTCATCAGTACGATGAAGTTCACTGTGTCACTTTCGATTATGGTCAGCGTCATCGCGCTGAAATCGACGTTGCTCGTGAACTAGCCCTGAAACTGGGCGCACGCGCGCACAAGGTGCTGGACGTTACGCTGTTAAATGAACTGGCCGTGAGCAGCCTCACTCGCGACAGTATTCCTGTGCCAGACTATGAACCCGATGCCAGCGGCATTCCGAATACCTTCGTGCCGGGCCGTAATATCCTCTTCCTGACCCTGACGGCGATCTACGCCTATCAGGTAAAGGCCGAAGCGGTGATCACAGGCGTGTGCGAGACCGACTTCTCCGGCTACCCGGACTGCCGTGATGAGTTCGTGAAAGCGTTAAACCACGCCGTTAATCTGGGGATGGCGAAAGAGACGCGCTTTGAAACTCCGCTCATGTGGCTGGATAAAGCCGAAACCTGGGCGCTGGCGGACTACTGGGGCAAGCTGGACCTTGTTCGCAGCGAAACGCTCACCTGCTATAACGGTATCAAAGGCGACGGTTGCGGCCAGTGTGCGGCCTGTAATCTGCGCGCTAACGGGCTGAACCACTATCTTGCCGATAAATCCGGCGTGATGGCCGCGATGCAGAAAAAAACCGGACTTAAATAG